In the genome of Oncorhynchus mykiss isolate Arlee chromosome 18, USDA_OmykA_1.1, whole genome shotgun sequence, one region contains:
- the LOC110495915 gene encoding polyadenylate-binding protein 1-like, translating into MNSLYVGDLHQNVTEADLNEMFSEAGPIFSVRVCRDRDTHRSLGYAYVNFYQQDDADRALLMFSNDVLEGRYLRIMRSDPDCTLRKSGVGNILIKNLDKKSITNKNLYETFSAFGDIYSSKVVCDENGHSKGYGYIQYKTQEAADRAIEKLNGMLMDNEKVFIEHFKSRKEREEVLGAKAREFNNVFVKNLGRDMNDEKLIELFGKYGPTVSVKVMKDDNGKSCGFGFVCFERHEDAQRAVNEMNRKELNGRLIYVGRAQKKAERQTLLKLKFGQKKPDPKAKYRGVNLFVKNLDDAFDDHRLRKEFSAFGTIISAKVMTESGCSKGFGFVSLSSPEEATKAVTEMNGRIVGTKPLYVALAQSKEQRQQYLADRYKQRMVSVMAVPNPIINSYQPPIPQVNPCRKSYIQLGHE; encoded by the coding sequence ATGAATTCTTTGTATGTTGGTGACCTCCACCAAAATGTCACCGAGGCAGACCTAAACGAGATGTTTAGTGAGGCTGGACCAATCTTTTCTGTTCGTGTATGTAGGGATCGGGATACACATCGTTCCCTCGGGTACGCCTACGTTAACTTTTATCAGCAAGACGATGCTGATCGTGCCCTGCTCATGTTCAGCAATGATGTGCTTGAAGGAAGATATCTGCGCATCATGAGGTCTGATCCTGACTGTACCCTGAGGAAGAGTGGGGTGGGAAACATCTTAATCAAGAACCTGGACAAGAAGTCTATAACAAACAAAAACCTGTACGAGACCTTCTCAGCATTTGGAGACATCTACTCTAGCAAGGTAGTTTGTGACGAGAATGGCCATTCCAAAGGTTATGGTTATATTCAGTACAAGACCCAGGAGGCTGCTGATAGAGCCATCGAGAAATTAAATGGCATGTTAATGGATAACGAAAAAGTGTTTATCGAGCACTTTAAGTCACGCAAAGAGCGAGAGGAGGTGCTTGGAGCCAAGGCCAGAGAGTTCAACAACGTGTTTGTCAAGAACCTTGGCAGAGATATGAACGATGAAAAACTGATTGAGCTTTTTGGAAAATATGGACCAACCGTTAGTGTCAAGGTTATGAAAGACGATAACGGGAAGTCGTGTGGGTTCGGTTTTGTTTGCTTCGAGAGGCATGAGGATGCACAGAGAGCCGTGAACGAGATGAACAGGAAGGAGCTAAACGGGAGGCTGATATATGTAGGCCGCGCACAGAAGAAAGCCGAGCGCCAGACGTTGCTGAAACTCAAGTTTGGGCAGAAGAAGCCTGACCCCAAGGCCAAATACAGAGGTGTAAATCTCTTTGTAAAGAACCTGGATGATGCCTTTGATGATCACCGTTTAAGGAAGGAGTTTTCTGCATTCGGAACAATCATCAGCGCCAAGGTGATGACGGAGAGCGGGTGCAGCAAAGGCTTTGGCTttgtttccctctcctccccagagGAGGCCACCAAGGCTGTGACGGAGATGAATGGCCGTATTGTGGGAACCAAGCCGCTTTACGTGGCCCTGGCTCAGAGCAAGGAACAGCGGCAACAATACCTGGCAGACCGGTACAAGCAGAGGATGGTCAGTGTCATGGCAGTGCCCAACCCCATCATCAACTCCTACCAGCCTCCTATTCCACAGGTAAATCCATGCAGAAAATCATATATCCAACTTGGACATGAGTAA